The genome window CCATAATCTCTTTCATCCGCTTGTTTTTAGTAACAATATTATCGAAGCGATATACATTCGCGAGTCTCTCTTTCAATTCTTTTATCTGGGAAATATCCCTGAAAACTTCAACGATCCCAATCAGGCTCCCTGCCTCATCAAAAAGTAAATCAGTATTGATGTTTACAGGTATTCGGCGGCCTTCTCTATTCTCTATGAAGCTCTCATAATTTGATAGTCTTTCTCTCCTGGCAAGTGTGCGGCGCAGAGCGCAATCTTCAGTAGCGCATATATTGCTTCTGATAAAATTCTCACATCGTTTGCCGATCATTTCAGTGTCCGGATAACCGAGAAGTTCCTGCATTGCCTTGTTTACATAATTTATCCTGCCATCAAGGTCAATGGTCAGGACACCGTCACTTATGCAATTAAGAATTATACGTTCTTCCATGGCTAATGTTCCAAAAGTTAACGAAATGTTAGCAGAGGTGGATATTGATGTCAAATAAAATGAGGCTGCTATGTCTATGAGCAGGGGCTTACAAAGGAGCATGCAATTAATCCCCCTTACTCCCCCTTTTTCAAAGGGGGAAATCAGGTACCCCCGTCTTTCAAGGGAGAAATCAGGTTACCCCCCTTTAGAAAAGGGGGGTAAGGGGGGATTTGAAAGACTTTTTTTGAGTGAAAACCTTCAATATTTTCATGACACTCACGGAATAAGGATTATCTTGCCGAAGTTTTCCCTGTTAAGCATACGCTCCTGGGCCATCCTGGCCTCTGATAAGGGATAAGAAGA of Nitrospirota bacterium contains these proteins:
- a CDS encoding PAS domain S-box protein, whose product is MLLCKPLLIDIAASFYLTSISTSANISLTFGTLAMEERIILNCISDGVLTIDLDGRINYVNKAMQELLGYPDTEMIGKRCENFIRSNICATEDCALRRTLARRERLSNYESFIENREGRRIPVNINTDLLFDEAGSLIGIVEVFRDISQIKELKERLANVYRFDNIVTKNKRMKEIM